The Amycolatopsis endophytica genome includes the window CACCGAGCGTGTCGTCAGCGAACGTTGGCGTCCGCCCGCCGCGATCTCGCACCGGTCGTGCAGGTTGACCAGGTTGAGGCGGTGCTGTTGCTCCAGTGCGTGCGGCGCGCCGACCCGCTCGAGCAGCAGGCGCAACGCCTCCATCGGGAACTTGACGACGCCGTCCGCCTGCCGCCGGGACGGCAGACCACGCGGGCGCGGCGGCGGGAGCAGGGACAGCAGCTCGCCACGCCGCAGCCCGAGGACGTCTTCCAGAACGCGGACCGCGGAGATCGAGCTCTGCCGCTCCGGCTGCCGTTTCCCGGACTGCCAGTAGCTCAGCGCCGTGACGCTGATCGGCACGCCACCGGCCTGCAGGCGCGCCTGGATGCGGTCGAGGCTGAGACCGCTGCGAGCGATCGCTGACCGGAGGGTTCTGGCGAACGGGCTCGGCACCGCGCGCTCGGACGTGGACACCTTCTACCACCTGAACATCGACTTCGCCACTGCCGATGGTAGCAGTCAGTGACGTCTACTCGGCCGAGAATGGCGATCAAGCTCTCATTCGTTCGGGTGGTTGCTTTGTAACCCAATCAGGTGAGTACTGGTAACTGTGAATCATTGCCCCGCTCTGGCCGCCGGGTTTACCTGAGTTGAACCACCCGGTCGGGGAGAGGAGAGGGCGGCTCATGCGGAAACGCACGATGTGGTCGGGACTGGCAGCGGCAGCGGTGGTGGCGACCGCGACAGCGTGGGCAGGGCCCGCCCGGGCGCAGGAGGGCCAGATCCTCGACGCCGGCACACCCGGCTCCGTCGCGAACAGCTACGTCGTCGTCCTCAAGCAGTCCGCCGGCGCGCAGGCGGGTGAGCTGGCCATCCGCTACGGAGCCGCCGCCCACCGCACCTTCGACACCGCGCTCAAGGGCTTTTCGATCAGCGCCGACGAGACACGGGCCAGGCGTCTCGCGGCCGACCCCGATGTCGCCTACGTCGTGCAGAACCACGTCCTGCACGTTTCCGACGTCCAGCAGGACCCGCCGTCCTGGGGCCTGGACCGGATCGACCAGACCGGCCTGCCGCTCGACGACTCCTACACCTACGGGACGTCCGCGGACAACGTGACCGCCTACGTCATCGACACCGGCGTCCGCGCGAACCACGAGACCTTCGGCGGCCGGGTGTCGGGTGGCAAGGACTTCATCGACAACGACGACGACCCGGCCGACGAGCAGGGCCACGGCACGCACGTCGCGGGCACGATCGGCGGCAGCGAATACGGCGTCGCGAAGGGCGTGAAGATCGTCCCGGTCCGCGTGCTCGACGAGCAGGGCAGCGGCACCACCGAACAGGTCGTCGCCGGCATCGACTGGGTCGCGCGGAACGCGAGCGGGCCGTCCGTGGCGAACATGAGCCTCGGCGGTGCCGCCGACACCGTCCTCGACGACGCCGTCCGCGGCGCCATCGCCAAGGGCGTCACCTTCGCCGTCGCCGCCGGCAACGAGGGCGCCGACGCCGGCAACGACTCCCCGGCGCGCGTCACCGAGGCGCTCACCGTCGCCGCCAGCGACGACTCCGA containing:
- a CDS encoding S8 family peptidase, with protein sequence MRKRTMWSGLAAAAVVATATAWAGPARAQEGQILDAGTPGSVANSYVVVLKQSAGAQAGELAIRYGAAAHRTFDTALKGFSISADETRARRLAADPDVAYVVQNHVLHVSDVQQDPPSWGLDRIDQTGLPLDDSYTYGTSADNVTAYVIDTGVRANHETFGGRVSGGKDFIDNDDDPADEQGHGTHVAGTIGGSEYGVAKGVKIVPVRVLDEQGSGTTEQVVAGIDWVARNASGPSVANMSLGGAADTVLDDAVRGAIAKGVTFAVAAGNEGADAGNDSPARVTEALTVAASDDSDRQADFSNYGSVVDLYAPGVDITSSWGTGDTAMTTISGTSMATPHVAGAAALYLAAHPTATPEQVADALIAAATPDKITNASAGTPNRLLFTAG